The Armatimonadota bacterium genome has a segment encoding these proteins:
- the purS gene encoding phosphoribosylformylglycinamidine synthase subunit PurS has translation MAKVNVYVTLKPALLDAQGKVVQGALENLGFDKVQSVRMGKFIEIEVDGNGNLENDVEEMCKKLLANPNTENYRFEIVK, from the coding sequence ATGGCTAAAGTAAACGTATATGTAACTCTCAAGCCCGCCCTGCTGGATGCGCAGGGTAAGGTAGTCCAGGGCGCTCTCGAAAACCTTGGCTTCGACAAGGTGCAGAGTGTGCGCATGGGCAAATTCATCGAAATCGAGGTAGACGGCAACGGCAATCTCGAAAATGACGTAGAAGAGATGTGCAAAAAGCTTCTCGCAAACCCAAACACTGAGAATTATAGGTTCGAAATAGTCAAGTAG
- a CDS encoding DUF3788 domain-containing protein encodes MMTEQDARMINRDIQPDNASLADWMGQDGYKRWAELVEYIEVNYPGVFEPDWLFGGKKHGWCLRYKKSKSFCTLIPEKDRLVIVIVFGAQERAKVEETLLDLVSHAREDYEAATTYHDGKWVALTIDNDEVFDDVKRFLYIKRKPKEPLIR; translated from the coding sequence AGATGCGCGAATGATAAATCGAGATATCCAGCCTGACAACGCGTCTCTGGCTGATTGGATGGGCCAGGACGGCTATAAGCGCTGGGCAGAGTTGGTCGAGTATATCGAGGTCAACTATCCGGGTGTATTTGAACCGGACTGGCTCTTCGGCGGAAAGAAACACGGCTGGTGCCTGCGCTATAAGAAATCGAAGTCGTTTTGCACTCTCATTCCGGAAAAAGACCGGTTGGTGATCGTGATAGTATTCGGCGCGCAGGAACGAGCCAAGGTTGAGGAAACATTACTGGACTTGGTTTCGCACGCTCGCGAGGACTATGAGGCGGCAACCACTTATCACGACGGCAAATGGGTAGCGCTTACAATCGATAACGATGAAGTGTTTGATGATGTGAAGCGGTTTTTGTATATCAAGAGAAAACCAAAAGAACCGCTGATAAGATGA